Proteins found in one Ostrinia nubilalis chromosome 27, ilOstNubi1.1, whole genome shotgun sequence genomic segment:
- the LOC135085057 gene encoding uncharacterized protein LOC135085057: MESPKIVYKYYSNPAFCAQSEVVFQKSCMTRIRSPERQRMPPLGANSPRKMESNRILRTDISDNPLRISPAGRMRDDPPELPPKPPKFQNRSFHRQASLVCKPTRAAVRCRTRSEDLEMAQLKQQRSSRYDRNAESDDGLEDSRLKHRYEVIDDDFDDLVDYSPTKKRIVEADVADIEEYNVDGPDDNEMKEIPTEIVKTVNGKTLRYAIVPSEDDEPVRRPSVTFTSPMMSKKNLIATQKLHELLSTPRKLKSYASQPSVRITPNKSMDSPNRGTPKKIVSSTPTQGVTPSKSCANLTISRGSATTSPISPKAQQKLNYGLPEFERQDVFVTSFREKSRDRSLEMDRRDASRESRRDYDRRGRDLKDKKTTAVITPRVASPPSVYSEETYKSFTSLKPTSAAPLTIAALMLTLCGALTTGLSFNMMYTMGRVYYLDFGVLSGFTCFLLGLLGFRSRRQHLLPNRNYVSGYIVLSSFSLLSAFGLLLLITVQPSPGTALNDITSGAVCAVSILCLGLASIGVVASYCCARDPPDNRVGTTRWY; the protein is encoded by the exons ATGGAGTCACCTAAAATAGTGTACAAATATTATTCGAACCCAGCATTTTGCGCGCAAAGTGAAGTGGTGTTCCAGAAATCATGTATGACAAGGATTCGGAGCCCGGAACGACAGAGAATGCCTCCTTTAGGAGCTAATTCGCCTAGGAAGATGGAGTCGAACAGGATTCTGAGGACAGACATCTCTGATAATCCGTTAAGGATATCCCCTGCAGGAAGAATGCGGGATGACCCCCCAGAGCTGCCTCCGAAACCTCCAAAGTTCCAGAATAGGAGCTTCCATAGGCAAGCCTCGTTGGTGTGCAAACCAACTCGTGCTGCTGTCAGATGTAGAACCAGAAGCGAGGATTTGGAAATGGCCCAACTGAAGCAACAAAGAAGTTCAAGATATGACAGAAACGCTGAAAGTGACGATGGTTTAGAAGACAGCAGACTTAAACATCGATACGAAGTCATAGACGATGATTTTGACGACTTAGTCGACTACTCTCCGACTAAAAAGAGAATCGTCGAAGCTGATGTAGCAGATATCGAAGAATACAACGTGGATGGACCAGATGACAACGAAATGAAGGAAATACCAACGGAAATTGTGAAAACAGTCAATGGAAAGACGCTTAGATACGCAATAGTCCCATCTGAAGATGATGAACCGGTGAGGAGGCCGAGTGTGACGTTCACATCACCTATGATGAGTAAAAAGAACTTGATAGCCACTCAGAAGCTCCACGAGCTGTTATCGACACCAAGGAAGCTGAAAAGCTACGCCAGCCAGCCGTCTGTGAGAATAACTCCGAACAAATCGATGGACAGCCCTAACAGAGGGACTCCAAAGAAAATCGTCTCCAGTACCCCTACTCAAGGAGTTACACCTTCCAAATCCTGCGCCAACTTGACTATATCCAGGGGTAGTGCGACTACCTCCCCCATATCACCCAAAGCACAGCAAAAACTGAATTACGGTTTGCCAGAGTTTGAAAGACAGGATGTTTTCGTGACGAGCTTTAGGGAGAAGAGTCGGGATAGGAGTTTGGAGATGGATAGGAGAGACGCCAGCAGGGAGAGCAGGAGAGATTACGACAGGAGAGGGAGGGATCTGAAAGATAAGAAGACGACTGCTGTTATTACTCCAAG AGTCGCCTCCCCACCTTCAGTTTACTCTGAGGAGACTTACAAATCGTTCACGAGCTTGAAGCCCACGTCTGCAGCGCCGCTCACCATCGCTGCTCTCATGCTGACCCTGTGTGGAGCCCTGACTACTGGGTTGAGCTTCAACATGATGTATACG ATGGGCCGCGTCTACTACCTTGATTTCGGAGTGCTGTCGGGCTTTACCTGCTTCTTGCTGGGGCTGCTCGGCTTCAGGTCTAGGAGACAGCATCTGCTGCCCAACAGGAACTATGTTTCTG GCTACATAGTCCTCTCATCGTTCTCCCTGCTCAGTGCTTTCGGTCTGCTGCTCCTCATCACGGTCCAGCCGAGTCCAGGAACTGCCCTCAACGATATTACCTCAGGAGCGGTCTGCGCAGTCAGCATACTGTGCCTTGGCTTGGCGTCTATAGGAGTTGTAGCCTCGTACTGCTGTGCTAGGGACCCGCCGGATAATAGGGTGGGGACCACTAGATGGTATTAG
- the LOC135084783 gene encoding histone H2A-like — protein sequence MTPPIKKNKTRSSRAGLQFPVGRIHKILRKGNFAPRIGSGAPIYLAAALEYLAAEILELAADAARDTKKSRVVPRHILFAIRNDEELNRMLSGVTISQGGVVPSIQPVLLPKKTMKSS from the coding sequence ATGACTCCTCCGATCAAGAAGAACAAAACGCGCTCGTCCCGAGCCGGTCTCCAGTTCCCAGTTGGGAGGATCCACAAGATCTTACGGAAGGGGAACTTCGCCCCTCGCATCGGGAGCGGAGCCCCCATCTACTTGGCAGCAGCATTGGAATATTTAGCAGCAGAAATACTGGAGCTGGCAGCAGACGCGGCAAGAGACACGAAGAAAAGCAGGGTGGTGCCTCGCCACATCCTGTTCGCGATCAGAAATGATGAGGAGCTGAATCGGATGCTGTCAGGAGTCACCATCTCACAGGGAGGAGTCGTACCATCGATCCAACCAGTCCTGCTGCCCAAGAAAACCATGAAGTCGAGTTAG
- the LOC135084829 gene encoding histone H3-like has protein sequence MARTKQTARKSTGGKAPRKQLATKAARKSAPATGGVKKPHRYRPGTVALREIRRYQKSTELLIRKLPFQRLVREIAQDFKTDLRFQSSAVMALQEASEAYLVGLFEDTNLCAIHAKRVTIMPKDIQLARRVRGERA, from the coding sequence ATGGCCCGTACAAAGCAGACCGCTCGCAAGTCCACCGGTGGGAAGGCGCCTAGAAAGCAGCTGGCCACCAAAGCTGCCAGAAAAAGCGCTCCAGCCACTGGAGGCGTGAAGAAACCTCACAGATACCGCCCAGGGACCGTTGCTTTGCGAGAAATTAGACGATATCAAAAAAGCACGGAGCTTCTAATCAGAAAACTCCCCTTCCAGAGATTGGTCAGGGAAATAGCTCAGGATTTCAAGACGGATCTTCGATTCCAGAGCTCGGCTGTCATGGCGTTGCAGGAGGCAAGTGAGGCGTACCTGGTTGGACTCTTTGAAGACACCAACCTCTGTGCGATCCACGCGAAAAGAGTGACCATAATGCCGAAGGATATACAGCTGGCTCGCAGAGTGAGAGGGGAGAGGGCGTAA
- the LOC135084843 gene encoding histone H4-like produces MTGRGKGGKGLGKGGAKRHRKVLRDNIQGITKPAIRRLARRGGVKRISGLIYEETRGVLKVFLENVIRDAVTYTEHAKRKTVTAMDVVYALKRQGRTIYGFGG; encoded by the coding sequence atgacagGTCGCGGAAAAGGCGGGAAGGGGCTTGGTAAAGGAGGCGCGAAACGTCACCGAAAAGTCTTGAGGGACAATATCCAAGGCATTACCAAACCTGCTATCAGAAGATTGGCGAGACGAGGCGGCGTGAAACGAATATCTGGCCTAATTTACGAAGAAACTAGAGGCGTACTGAAGGTTTTCTTGGAGAATGTCATTCGTGATGCAGTGACATACACAGAACATGCCAAAAGGAAAACTGTGACCGCTATGGATGTGGTATACGCGTTGAAGAGGCAAGGGCGAACGATTTACGGATTTGGAGgttga